A single window of Nitrospirota bacterium DNA harbors:
- a CDS encoding cupin domain-containing protein, producing the protein MKTYDLKDLITFKKDKLTREMLFDSPEMRVALMCLEPGQKLTPHKAPMRLMMYVVEGKGTFTVGTEKFEADEKTCIPCDPMVEHGFDADKGEKLVVMAVVTPVDSE; encoded by the coding sequence ATGAAGACTTATGATCTGAAGGATCTGATAACATTCAAAAAAGACAAATTAACAAGAGAGATGCTCTTTGATTCCCCTGAGATGAGGGTGGCGCTGATGTGCCTTGAGCCCGGCCAGAAGCTCACGCCTCATAAGGCACCGATGAGGCTGATGATGTATGTTGTAGAAGGGAAGGGCACCTTCACCGTCGGCACAGAGAAGTTCGAGGCTGATGAAAAGACCTGCATCCCGTGCGACCCGATGGTTGAACATGGCTTTGACGCTGATAAAGGCGAGAAGCTTGTTGTGATGGCGGTTGTCACGCCGGTTGATAGTGAGTAG
- a CDS encoding TIGR02757 family protein, whose translation MPVSAEKGSALKKALEKFYKDFDFQERLKHDPIEFPHRYAKPEDIEIAGFIASSFAYGKVGLFKPVIEKILQPGGKHPASFILNFDIKKDKKYLKGIKYRFSTEEDVLCYVYMLSNSLKEWGSLKKLFTNHYRSEHEDVKEALTGFADCFLSLDTSKIYDMNIKPLGVTHLFPSPTKGSACKRLNLFLRWMVRAKDIDFGIWDEIPPSKLIIPLDTHIARISRCLGLTERTASDWKTAKEITESLKSFDPKDPIKYDFALCHQGISGACGSNRCDSCLLRR comes from the coding sequence ATGCCGGTAAGCGCTGAGAAAGGTTCTGCCCTCAAGAAGGCCCTTGAAAAGTTTTACAAAGACTTTGACTTCCAGGAACGGCTGAAGCATGACCCGATCGAGTTCCCGCACCGCTATGCAAAGCCTGAGGACATCGAGATAGCAGGGTTTATCGCCTCGTCTTTTGCCTATGGCAAGGTTGGGTTATTTAAGCCGGTGATAGAAAAGATACTCCAGCCAGGCGGAAAGCACCCGGCATCTTTTATTCTCAACTTCGATATTAAGAAAGATAAAAAATATCTGAAAGGCATCAAATACAGGTTCAGCACAGAGGAGGATGTTCTCTGCTACGTCTATATGCTGAGCAACTCTCTCAAAGAATGGGGGTCATTGAAGAAACTCTTTACTAACCATTACCGTTCTGAACATGAAGATGTCAAAGAAGCGCTGACAGGTTTTGCAGATTGTTTTCTCAGTCTGGATACATCAAAAATATACGATATGAATATCAAACCTCTTGGAGTGACGCATCTCTTCCCTTCTCCAACCAAAGGGAGCGCGTGCAAGAGGCTGAACTTGTTTTTACGGTGGATGGTAAGGGCAAAGGACATCGATTTTGGCATCTGGGATGAGATACCGCCTTCAAAACTCATCATCCCTCTTGATACTCACATAGCGCGAATATCAAGATGCCTCGGCTTGACAGAGAGGACGGCCTCTGACTGGAAGACTGCCAAAGAGATAACAGAATCATTAAAGAGTTTTGACCCGAAAGACCCGATAAAGTATGACTTTGCCCTCTGCCATCAAGGCATTTCAGGGGCCTGCGGCAGCAATAGATGCGACAGTTGTCTGTTAAGGCGCTAA
- a CDS encoding ferredoxin has product MKKPVIDYDLCIGCGTCVEVCPDVFELKGDEKAYVKAPEKCGTCNCEDAANMCPVEAITFE; this is encoded by the coding sequence ATGAAAAAACCGGTTATTGATTATGATCTCTGTATCGGATGCGGCACATGTGTGGAGGTTTGTCCGGATGTATTTGAACTCAAGGGCGATGAAAAGGCGTATGTAAAAGCGCCTGAGAAGTGCGGCACATGCAACTGCGAGGACGCAGCGAATATGTGCCCGGTTGAGGCGATAACATTTGAGTAA
- a CDS encoding delta-60 repeat domain-containing protein, with amino-acid sequence MAAISPTFLSLDANNTPHVKYPHNPKTNGNCISIDKYKSYNGTSWQDEAYFEHRTDNAMDYDSQQRGHKCEIDKTGGLPYEVKYSYQDAAGLWQSETVFNLHKDGNTECSIAIGPDDEPHLAFAGPDGTNSVLYYARHAKYNRHSLLINKPGLGIGTVTSSQEGINCGADCFEEYSPGTSVTLTATPSTDSTFTGWSGGGCSGTSTCTVTIDAAKYVTATFTIPIVDGFNTYVHGIISNYWEGSSVNSIALQTDGKILIGGAFTTIGEITRNGIARLNSDSSLDAAFNPNANDFVSSIAVQADGKILIGGYFTTIGGVTRNRIARLNSDGSLDAAFNPNANDFVSSIAVQADGKILIGGAFTTIGGVTRNRIARLNSDGSLDVAFNPNASSSVNSIALQTDGKILIGGAFTTIGGVTRNRIARLNSDGSLDAAFNPNANGNVNSIALQADGKILICGYFTTIGGITHNYIARLNLDGSLDAAFNPNALGEVYKISVQADGKILIGGWFNAMGGTIRFNIARLNVTADTNILAVSKEGTGSGTVTSSPAGINCGGDCTETVNYNTSVTLTTAPATGSTFTGWSGGGCSGTGTCTVTIDAAKQVTATFTLDATYTLTVTKSGTGIGTVTSSPSGIDCGGDCTETLNYMTFVTFTATPSAGSAFTGWSGSGCSGTGTCIVAMTTDKSVTAAFMPNHTLTVTSACGTVTSSPSGINCGADCSEAYDEGTAVTLNAAPNAGYLISGWSGDADRADGIVTMNADKSCSATCVELPSV; translated from the coding sequence GTGGCGGCCATCAGTCCTACTTTTTTATCTCTTGATGCAAATAATACCCCTCATGTCAAATACCCGCATAATCCCAAAACGAACGGCAACTGCATCAGCATTGACAAATACAAATCCTATAACGGCACCTCATGGCAGGATGAAGCTTATTTCGAACACAGAACCGACAATGCAATGGATTATGACTCACAGCAAAGAGGACATAAATGCGAGATAGATAAGACCGGCGGCTTGCCTTATGAAGTAAAATACTCTTACCAGGATGCAGCTGGCTTGTGGCAATCCGAGACTGTTTTTAATCTTCACAAGGATGGTAATACTGAGTGTTCAATAGCCATCGGCCCTGATGATGAGCCCCATCTGGCTTTTGCAGGCCCTGATGGAACCAATTCTGTCTTATATTACGCTAGACATGCTAAATATAATAGACATTCATTGCTTATCAATAAACCCGGCTTAGGGATCGGGACTGTGACGAGCAGTCAGGAAGGAATTAACTGCGGAGCAGACTGCTTCGAGGAATACAGCCCTGGGACATCAGTTACGCTCACGGCAACACCTTCCACAGACTCGACATTCACAGGCTGGTCAGGAGGCGGGTGCTCAGGCACAAGCACATGCACTGTGACAATTGATGCCGCAAAATATGTCACGGCCACATTTACGATCCCAATAGTTGACGGCTTCAATACATATGTGCATGGCATAATTTCCAATTATTGGGAGGGAAGTTCTGTCAATTCCATAGCGTTGCAGACAGACGGTAAAATACTGATAGGCGGAGCTTTCACGACAATAGGCGAAATTACCCGCAACGGGATAGCGCGGCTGAATTCGGACAGCAGCCTTGATGCCGCATTCAATCCTAATGCAAATGACTTTGTCAGTTCCATAGCAGTACAGGCAGACGGAAAGATTCTCATAGGCGGATATTTCACGACAATAGGCGGTGTGACCCGTAACCGTATAGCACGGCTGAATTCGGACGGCAGCCTTGATGCCGCATTCAATCCTAATGCAAATGACTTTGTCAGTTCCATAGCAGTACAGGCAGACGGCAAAATACTGATAGGCGGAGCTTTCACGACAATAGGCGGTGTGACCCGTAACCGTATAGCGCGGCTGAATTCAGATGGCAGCCTTGATGTTGCATTCAATCCCAATGCAAGTAGTTCTGTCAATTCCATAGCATTACAGACAGACGGCAAAATACTGATAGGCGGAGCTTTCACGACAATAGGCGGTGTGACCCGTAACCGTATAGCGCGGCTGAATTCAGACGGCAGCCTTGATGCCGCATTCAACCCCAATGCGAATGGCAATGTCAATTCCATAGCATTGCAGGCAGACGGAAAGATACTCATATGCGGATATTTCACGACAATCGGCGGAATTACCCATAATTATATAGCGCGGCTGAATTTAGACGGCAGCCTTGATGCCGCATTCAACCCCAATGCGCTGGGCGAGGTATATAAGATATCAGTGCAGGCAGACGGAAAGATACTCATAGGCGGATGGTTTAACGCAATGGGCGGCACTATCCGTTTTAACATTGCACGTCTGAATGTGACTGCAGACACAAACATTTTGGCCGTCAGTAAAGAGGGTACAGGAAGCGGAACTGTGACAAGTTCACCGGCAGGCATCAACTGCGGAGGCGACTGTACTGAGACGGTCAACTACAACACATCCGTCACTCTCACGACAGCACCTGCAACAGGCTCGACATTCACAGGCTGGAGCGGGGGCGGATGTTCCGGCACTGGAACATGCACTGTGACAATTGATGCCGCAAAACAAGTCACCGCAACATTCACGCTTGATGCAACCTACACCTTAACCGTCACCAAATCCGGCACAGGAATCGGGACAGTTACAAGTTCACCATCAGGCATTGACTGCGGAGGTGACTGTACTGAGACACTTAACTATATGACCTTTGTCACATTCACGGCCACACCCTCGGCAGGCTCTGCATTCACAGGCTGGAGCGGAAGCGGATGTTCAGGCACAGGCACTTGCATCGTAGCCATGACCACAGATAAGTCCGTAACCGCCGCATTTATGCCTAATCATACATTGACAGTCACTTCAGCATGCGGAACTGTTACCAGCTCCCCTTCCGGCATCAACTGCGGAGCAGACTGTTCAGAGGCATATGATGAAGGAACTGCTGTAACACTTAACGCAGCACCAAATGCGGGATATTTGATATCCGGCTGGAGCGGCGATGCTGACCGTGCTGACGGGATAGTTACCATGAATGCTGACAAGAGCTGTTCAGCAACATGTGTTGAACTTCCTTCAGTAT
- a CDS encoding PqqD family protein, which translates to MDTNKLKDLAVNESGLIFDPSTGYIFTSNAQGILIMNALKEGKGIDEIKQIILDAYDVNADTAEKDVFDFLGQLANCGLIKDTA; encoded by the coding sequence ATGGATACAAACAAGCTTAAAGACCTCGCTGTCAATGAGAGCGGGCTGATATTCGATCCGTCAACAGGATATATATTTACCTCTAATGCCCAGGGGATATTGATAATGAACGCCCTGAAAGAAGGCAAGGGCATAGACGAGATAAAGCAGATAATCCTTGATGCCTACGATGTAAATGCCGATACAGCAGAGAAGGATGTCTTTGATTTTCTCGGCCAGTTAGCCAATTGCGGGCTTATAAAGGATACGGCATGA
- a CDS encoding urea transporter: MTTFRQKRDSLTSLIRLISGSIPLSYSNIFFSNSRLLGILIIAATMLFPLHGITGILGALFSGSWAYLLGADRQSIKKGFYGFNGALTGLAAGYFYTMDMPLLLFLLLTTLFLTLLTIFLNNVFDQHFKLPALSMPFNITASMIMLAGAAISHLTPAENMPLINMQPPLPSDMDTFLSSFSAILFQPNPVSGLLIAAGILIYSRIAFTLMATGFLAAYYIHLFSGIDMNIINAKYLGFNYMFSSLAIGGVFAISGAGSFVLALLASAVTVIITAACVMLLPFPLSPLAIPFNLTVWLFLYALRFRIYPCLNINLSQNSVLSPEESLRKHHEILKQWKKSPITIALPFHGRWQVTQGIDGKVTHKEDWRFAYDFQAVDFNGRSYRSDGLELEDHYSFGLPVISPADGRVHSIKKDVHDNSIGKANTEENWGNYIIIEHAQNYYSCLAHLKKGSIKAAPGQDIKKGEIIAACGNSGRSPYPHIHMQFQVLPKAGAPSSSFEFSNVMTGDEGRTFIPQGNISESSIVQNMVPAADYEEFFPYSLNKIWTYKVTGGKNEKIEEWHTDLDFYGNTFLKSSPEEARLYFQLSGGVLSVKAIEGDDAAGLSLMGSFISEIPFTANDQEITWRSFEPADYGIPTVFKAAIDVLSLVGVSLMADRLYTAETINDEMMLNIRSSLSLKIPFMTFRLKELPVVDMVFKRKAGMKSLKIEGGKEIVLAP, encoded by the coding sequence TTGACTACCTTCAGGCAAAAGAGAGATTCCCTGACCAGCCTGATTAGGCTGATCTCCGGATCGATCCCGCTAAGCTACTCAAACATATTCTTCTCAAACAGCAGGCTGCTGGGCATCTTAATAATTGCCGCAACTATGCTCTTTCCTCTGCACGGCATCACGGGCATCCTCGGAGCCCTCTTTTCAGGCTCATGGGCATATCTTCTCGGAGCAGACAGGCAGTCCATAAAAAAAGGGTTCTACGGCTTTAACGGCGCGCTGACGGGACTGGCAGCGGGATATTTTTATACCATGGATATGCCTCTGCTTCTTTTCCTGCTTCTAACAACGCTCTTCCTCACGCTCCTGACCATCTTTCTTAATAATGTCTTTGATCAACATTTCAAACTGCCAGCGCTGAGCATGCCTTTTAATATAACCGCTTCCATGATCATGTTAGCGGGCGCTGCGATATCGCATCTCACTCCCGCAGAGAACATGCCTCTTATTAACATGCAGCCGCCTCTTCCGTCTGATATGGATACATTCCTCTCTTCGTTCAGCGCCATACTCTTTCAGCCCAATCCCGTTTCAGGGCTCCTTATCGCAGCGGGAATACTCATATACTCAAGGATCGCTTTTACCCTTATGGCGACAGGCTTTCTCGCGGCTTATTACATACATCTATTTTCAGGAATTGATATGAACATCATCAATGCAAAATATCTCGGCTTCAATTACATGTTCTCATCTCTTGCCATAGGCGGAGTCTTTGCAATATCAGGCGCAGGCAGCTTTGTTCTGGCACTGCTGGCATCTGCCGTAACAGTGATCATCACCGCTGCATGCGTCATGCTGCTGCCCTTCCCGCTCTCTCCGCTTGCGATCCCGTTCAATTTAACGGTCTGGCTCTTTTTATACGCGCTCCGTTTCAGGATATATCCCTGTTTGAATATTAATCTCTCTCAAAACAGCGTACTCTCTCCTGAGGAGAGCCTGAGGAAGCACCATGAGATACTCAAACAATGGAAGAAGAGCCCGATAACGATCGCCCTTCCGTTCCACGGTCGGTGGCAGGTCACACAGGGCATAGACGGTAAGGTCACGCACAAGGAGGACTGGCGCTTTGCCTATGATTTTCAGGCGGTGGATTTCAACGGCAGGAGCTACAGGTCAGACGGGCTGGAACTTGAAGACCATTATTCATTCGGCCTGCCTGTTATATCGCCTGCGGACGGAAGGGTTCATTCAATAAAAAAAGATGTCCATGACAACAGCATCGGCAAAGCAAATACAGAAGAGAACTGGGGCAATTACATCATTATTGAACATGCCCAGAATTACTACTCCTGTCTCGCGCACCTAAAAAAAGGGTCAATAAAAGCCGCTCCCGGGCAGGATATAAAAAAGGGCGAGATAATCGCGGCATGCGGCAATTCAGGACGCTCGCCTTATCCGCACATACATATGCAATTCCAGGTGCTTCCTAAAGCCGGGGCTCCCTCGAGCAGTTTTGAATTCTCAAATGTGATGACAGGAGATGAAGGCCGTACCTTTATCCCTCAGGGAAACATCAGTGAAAGTTCAATAGTTCAGAATATGGTCCCTGCTGCTGACTATGAAGAATTCTTCCCATATTCATTGAACAAGATCTGGACATACAAAGTGACCGGCGGAAAGAATGAAAAGATTGAAGAGTGGCACACAGATCTGGATTTTTACGGCAACACCTTTTTAAAGTCATCGCCTGAAGAGGCAAGGCTCTATTTTCAATTATCAGGAGGTGTCCTAAGCGTAAAGGCTATCGAAGGAGATGACGCGGCAGGGCTTTCGCTCATGGGAAGTTTTATATCAGAGATACCTTTCACAGCCAATGATCAAGAGATAACATGGAGATCGTTCGAGCCTGCTGATTACGGCATACCAACGGTATTTAAAGCGGCTATCGATGTATTGTCACTCGTTGGCGTCAGCCTTATGGCAGACCGCCTTTATACAGCGGAAACCATCAATGACGAGATGATGCTGAATATAAGATCATCCCTGAGCCTTAAGATCCCGTTTATGACCTTTCGGCTGAAGGAATTGCCGGTGGTTGATATGGTATTCAAAAGAAAGGCAGGGATGAAGTCGTTAAAGATAGAGGGCGGGAAGGAGATTGTTTTAGCGCCTTAA
- a CDS encoding transcriptional repressor produces the protein MDKEKLAEKKERLSEFIKTEGLKSTRQRDVITAEFLKTDGHVTAEELYRKIIKKHKNIGFTTVYRTLKLLAKSGLAAEQVFADNLTRYESLSGEEHHDHLICLTCGSITEFQDTRLENMQIKIADDLGFQILNHKMEFYGYCSNCRK, from the coding sequence ATGGACAAAGAGAAGCTTGCTGAAAAGAAGGAACGGCTGAGCGAATTCATTAAGACCGAGGGGCTGAAGTCCACGCGCCAGAGGGACGTCATAACTGCGGAGTTTTTGAAGACTGACGGGCATGTGACGGCTGAAGAGCTTTACAGAAAGATAATCAAAAAGCACAAGAACATCGGCTTTACGACCGTTTACAGAACTCTCAAACTGCTTGCCAAGTCAGGGCTTGCGGCAGAGCAGGTTTTCGCTGACAACCTCACAAGATATGAGTCGCTCTCAGGTGAAGAGCATCATGACCACCTGATATGTTTGACCTGCGGCTCGATAACGGAATTTCAGGATACCCGGCTGGAGAATATGCAGATAAAGATAGCTGACGATCTCGGCTTTCAGATATTAAATCACAAGATGGAGTTTTACGGTTACTGCTCTAACTGCAGGAAATAA
- a CDS encoding diaminopimelate decarboxylase yields the protein MKKPYEKPFITRHHGGIINKFGERPAAQVYDSIEGIKVTDLIAQFDSPLFVYSEKKMKEQYRRLIDAFTLRYPKVQHAWSYKTNYLKAICKTFHRMGSWAEVVSEMEYEMAKGLGIEPSKIIFNGPFKPYHILKAALAEGAMVNIDNMDELYDAEKIANETGDSVNIGIRLNMNLGAYTAWDRFGFNIDSGEAYRAVKRAVSGGKLNITGLHSHIGTFILDPELYRMEIKSLIGFSKLIKEEFGITVKYLDIGGGFASRNKLKGSYLPTNETAPAFDRYAEAVSDELLSAFRPDELPLLILETGRALIDECAVLVSSVCAVKRLASGMRALVIDAGVNILFTAFWYDHDIVPAVDRGYASEDHVVYGPLCMQIDVIHPLIKLPHLEKGDAVIIKPVGAYNNTQWMQFIQLRPNVVMIRENGEATIIREAETIDYLQAKERFPDQPD from the coding sequence ATGAAAAAGCCGTATGAAAAACCCTTTATAACGCGGCATCACGGCGGCATCATCAACAAGTTCGGGGAGCGCCCTGCGGCGCAGGTCTATGACTCTATCGAAGGCATAAAGGTAACTGACCTCATCGCTCAATTCGACAGCCCGCTTTTTGTCTATTCAGAGAAGAAGATGAAGGAGCAGTACAGGCGTCTTATAGACGCCTTCACACTCCGATATCCGAAGGTCCAGCATGCCTGGAGCTATAAGACCAATTATCTGAAGGCCATCTGTAAAACATTTCACCGCATGGGTTCATGGGCAGAAGTCGTCTCTGAGATGGAATATGAGATGGCAAAGGGTCTCGGCATCGAGCCGTCGAAGATAATATTCAACGGGCCTTTCAAGCCGTACCATATCCTGAAGGCCGCCTTGGCCGAAGGCGCTATGGTGAACATAGACAACATGGATGAGCTTTATGACGCGGAGAAGATAGCCAATGAGACAGGCGATTCAGTGAATATCGGAATAAGGCTGAACATGAATCTCGGGGCATATACCGCATGGGACAGATTCGGATTTAATATAGATTCAGGAGAGGCGTACAGGGCGGTAAAGAGAGCGGTCTCAGGAGGCAAGCTGAATATAACAGGGCTTCACTCCCATATCGGCACCTTCATCCTTGACCCTGAACTATACCGTATGGAGATAAAGAGCCTCATCGGATTCAGCAAGCTGATAAAAGAGGAGTTCGGCATAACTGTAAAATATCTTGATATCGGCGGAGGCTTCGCATCCCGCAATAAACTCAAAGGCTCATATCTCCCGACAAATGAGACCGCCCCTGCGTTTGACAGATACGCAGAAGCGGTATCTGATGAACTGCTCTCGGCATTCAGGCCTGACGAACTCCCCCTTCTCATACTTGAGACAGGCAGGGCTTTGATAGACGAATGCGCCGTACTTGTCTCTTCCGTATGCGCTGTGAAGAGGCTTGCAAGCGGCATGAGGGCGCTCGTCATAGATGCAGGCGTGAACATCCTCTTTACCGCGTTCTGGTATGACCATGACATCGTGCCCGCCGTTGACAGAGGGTATGCTTCTGAAGATCACGTGGTCTACGGCCCGCTGTGCATGCAGATCGACGTGATACACCCGCTGATAAAGCTCCCTCACCTTGAAAAAGGCGATGCTGTTATTATAAAACCTGTCGGCGCTTACAATAACACCCAGTGGATGCAGTTCATACAATTGAGGCCCAATGTGGTGATGATCAGAGAAAACGGAGAGGCAACAATCATCAGAGAGGCGGAGACCATTGACTACCTTCAGGCAAAAGAGAGATTCCCTGACCAGCCTGATTAG
- a CDS encoding ATP-grasp domain-containing protein has protein sequence MNIAITGLNAVDTPGPGVAVARSIKEDPGWEGRIVGLAYDALEPGILDSELIDAAYLMPYPKAGRNALLEKLRYIHEQEHLDVIIPTLDSEIMNFIQIEQDLSAMGIKTLLPTEEQFTKRSKSNLQKLQEEFGIQTPETHLISDVNRIHQLKEKFPVMVKGIFYDAYLAHTVDEATHFALRIAAKWGYPILIQRHIEGEEFNAAAVGDGDGGVMGIVCMKKMVLTDKGKGWACVSIKNDGLMDLTRKIVKSLKWRGALEVEAIYSKADDAFYLIEINPRFPAWIYLAKAAGMNLPYMLLQKAVNGNKAEEALHYNTGIVFTNYTVNLITDLARIQTLFTAGEIVYEKAV, from the coding sequence ATGAACATTGCCATAACAGGGCTCAACGCGGTAGACACCCCCGGCCCAGGCGTCGCTGTGGCAAGAAGCATAAAAGAAGATCCCGGATGGGAGGGGCGTATCGTCGGGCTCGCTTATGACGCGCTTGAACCGGGCATTCTTGACAGCGAATTGATAGACGCGGCATATCTCATGCCCTATCCGAAAGCAGGCAGAAACGCGCTTTTGGAAAAACTGCGTTATATCCATGAGCAGGAGCATCTTGATGTCATCATCCCGACCCTTGACTCAGAGATAATGAACTTCATACAGATCGAGCAGGACCTCTCAGCAATGGGGATCAAAACGCTTCTGCCGACAGAGGAGCAGTTCACAAAAAGGTCAAAGTCGAACCTGCAGAAACTCCAGGAAGAATTCGGGATACAAACTCCTGAGACTCATCTCATATCAGATGTAAACAGGATACATCAGCTTAAAGAAAAATTTCCTGTGATGGTGAAGGGGATATTCTATGACGCATACCTTGCGCATACAGTTGATGAAGCAACGCATTTCGCCCTTAGAATAGCTGCCAAATGGGGATATCCCATTCTCATACAAAGGCATATTGAGGGAGAGGAGTTCAACGCCGCTGCCGTCGGTGACGGTGACGGCGGGGTGATGGGAATAGTCTGCATGAAGAAGATGGTGCTTACGGATAAGGGCAAGGGGTGGGCATGTGTGAGCATAAAAAATGACGGCCTCATGGATTTGACGCGGAAGATCGTCAAGTCGCTGAAATGGCGCGGGGCGCTTGAGGTAGAGGCGATATATTCAAAAGCAGACGATGCCTTTTATCTTATCGAGATAAACCCGAGATTCCCCGCGTGGATATATCTGGCAAAGGCCGCCGGCATGAACCTGCCTTATATGCTTCTGCAAAAAGCTGTTAACGGGAATAAAGCTGAAGAAGCTCTCCATTACAATACAGGGATTGTATTCACCAACTATACCGTTAACCTCATAACTGACCTGGCAAGGATACAGACATTATTCACAGCCGGAGAGATCGTCTATGAAAAAGCCGTATGA